One window from the genome of Carassius carassius chromosome 15, fCarCar2.1, whole genome shotgun sequence encodes:
- the pomgnt2 gene encoding protein O-linked-mannose beta-1,4-N-acetylglucosaminyltransferase 2 isoform X2: MLPNLGPRRFQPALLDLSSVEDHNTQYFNFLELPAAALKFMPKPVFVPDVTLILNRFNPDNLMHIFHDDLLPIYYTMLQYSDLDDEARLVFMEGWGEGAHFDLYRLLSSKQPLLKEQLKTFGKLMCFTKSYVGLSKMTTWYQYGFVQPQGPKANILISGNEIRQFASFLTERLNITREEGDDYIVVFKRTTNRLILNEAELLLALAQEFQMRTVTVSLEEQSFDSIIQIISGATMLVSMHGAQMITSMFLPRGAAVVELFPYAINPEQYTPYKTLASLPGMDLQYVAWRNTMEENTVTYPDRPWDQGGIVHIEKEEQERILASKDVPRHLCCRNPEWLFRIYQDTTVDIASFLDLLRENVKKPNPKKAKVASTVHPGRVREPKCQTSVQASNEAKLSVSWQIPWNLKYLKVKEVKYEVWIQEQGENTYMPYILPHQNYTFSENIKPFTTYLVWVRCIFNKNLLGPFADVLICKT; the protein is encoded by the coding sequence ATGCTGCCTAACCTTGGCCCTCGACGCTTCCAGCCCGCCCTGCTGGACCTCTCGTCTGTAGAAGACCACAACACTCAGTACTTTAACTTTCTCGAGCTCCCGGCAGCGGCTCTGAAGTTTATGCCGAAACCTGTGTTTGTGCCAGATGTAACTTTAATTCTGAACCGTTTTAACCCAGACAACCTCATGCACATTTTTCATGATGATCTTTTGCCCATATACTACACCATGCTGCAGTATTCAGACTTGGACGATGAGGCCAGGCTCGTATTCATGGAGGGGTGGGGTGAAGGGGCTCACTTCGATCTCTACCGCTTGCTTAGCAGTAAGCAACCCCTTCTCAAGGAGCAGTTGAAGACCTTTGGCAAACTCATGTGTTTCACCAAGTCTTATGTTGGATTGTCAAAGATGACAACATGGTACCAATATGGCTTTGTGCAACCGCAAGGACCCAAAGCCAACATTCTGATTTCAGGTAACGAGATCCGCCAGTTTGCATCATTTTTGACTGAGAGGCTTAACATCACGCGAGAGGAGGGCGATGACTACATTGTTGTTTTTAAGCGTACCACTAACAGGCTCATTCTCAATGAGGCGGAACTACTTCTGGCTTTAGCCCAAGAGTTTCAGATGAGGACTGTCACTGTGTCTTTGGAGGAGCAGTCGTTTGATAGCATTATCCAAATTATTAGTGGGGCAACAATGTTGGTCAGCATGCACGGAGCCCAGATGATTACCTCCATGTTCTTGCCCCGTGGTGCCGCTGTGGTTGAACTCTTCCCGTATGCTATAAACCCAGAGCAGTACACACCCTACAAAACCTTGGCCTCATTACCTGGCATGGACCTTCAGTATGTTGCATGGAGAAACACCATGGAAGAGAACACTGTTACATATCCTGATCGCCCCTGGGATCAGGGTGGCATCGTCCACATTGAGAAGGAGGAACAAGAACGTATCCTTGCCAGCAAGGATGTGCCAAGGCATCTTTGTTGTCGTAATCCAGAGTGGCTTTTCCGCATTTACCAGGACACTACTGTGGACATTGCTTCTTTTCTGGACCTACTtagagaaaatgtaaaaaagccTAATCCGAAAAAGGCCAAGGTGGCTAGCACTGTACATCCTGGTCGAGTCAGAGAGCCCAAGTGTCAGACGTCAGTACAGGCTAGCAATGAAGCAAAGCTCTCAGTGTCATGGCAGATCCCTTGGAACCTGAAGTACCTGAAGGTTAAAGAGGTGAAATATGAGGTGTGGATCCAGGAGCAGGGAGAGAACACGTATATGCCTTACATTCTGCCCCATCAGAACTACACCTTCTCGGAAAACATCAAACCCTTTACCACATATTTAGTATGGGTGCGCTGCATCTTCAACAAGAACCTCTTGGGCCCATTTGCAGATGTTCTTATATGTAAAACTTGA
- the pomgnt2 gene encoding protein O-linked-mannose beta-1,4-N-acetylglucosaminyltransferase 2 isoform X1, producing MRAIGCRMNLPAVLNGLLVSVVAALLWKYVRLIEHTSQLEEELQLTRQSQEFSQVRIDYHGALLTLQEHGTRMVCTGKMHTDRICRFDYLCYCTEAEEFVFFHSNASVMLPNLGPRRFQPALLDLSSVEDHNTQYFNFLELPAAALKFMPKPVFVPDVTLILNRFNPDNLMHIFHDDLLPIYYTMLQYSDLDDEARLVFMEGWGEGAHFDLYRLLSSKQPLLKEQLKTFGKLMCFTKSYVGLSKMTTWYQYGFVQPQGPKANILISGNEIRQFASFLTERLNITREEGDDYIVVFKRTTNRLILNEAELLLALAQEFQMRTVTVSLEEQSFDSIIQIISGATMLVSMHGAQMITSMFLPRGAAVVELFPYAINPEQYTPYKTLASLPGMDLQYVAWRNTMEENTVTYPDRPWDQGGIVHIEKEEQERILASKDVPRHLCCRNPEWLFRIYQDTTVDIASFLDLLRENVKKPNPKKAKVASTVHPGRVREPKCQTSVQASNEAKLSVSWQIPWNLKYLKVKEVKYEVWIQEQGENTYMPYILPHQNYTFSENIKPFTTYLVWVRCIFNKNLLGPFADVLICKT from the coding sequence ATGCGCGCTATTGGGTGTAGGATGAACCTGCCGGCAGTGCTGAATGGCCTGCTGGTGTCAGTGGTGGCAGCCTTGCTTTGGAAATATGTTCGGCTGATTGAACACACATCACAGTTGGAAGAGGAGCTACAGCTAACACGCCAATCACAGGAGTTCTCACAGGTGCGTATCGACTACCATGGTGCCCTGTTAACACTCCAAGAGCATGGCACCAGAATGGTCTGCACTGGCAAGATGCACACCGATCGCATCTGCCGCTTTGACTACCTTTGCTACTGCACGGAGGCTGAGGAGTTTGTATTCTTCCACAGTAATGCCTCTGTGATGCTGCCTAACCTTGGCCCTCGACGCTTCCAGCCCGCCCTGCTGGACCTCTCGTCTGTAGAAGACCACAACACTCAGTACTTTAACTTTCTCGAGCTCCCGGCAGCGGCTCTGAAGTTTATGCCGAAACCTGTGTTTGTGCCAGATGTAACTTTAATTCTGAACCGTTTTAACCCAGACAACCTCATGCACATTTTTCATGATGATCTTTTGCCCATATACTACACCATGCTGCAGTATTCAGACTTGGACGATGAGGCCAGGCTCGTATTCATGGAGGGGTGGGGTGAAGGGGCTCACTTCGATCTCTACCGCTTGCTTAGCAGTAAGCAACCCCTTCTCAAGGAGCAGTTGAAGACCTTTGGCAAACTCATGTGTTTCACCAAGTCTTATGTTGGATTGTCAAAGATGACAACATGGTACCAATATGGCTTTGTGCAACCGCAAGGACCCAAAGCCAACATTCTGATTTCAGGTAACGAGATCCGCCAGTTTGCATCATTTTTGACTGAGAGGCTTAACATCACGCGAGAGGAGGGCGATGACTACATTGTTGTTTTTAAGCGTACCACTAACAGGCTCATTCTCAATGAGGCGGAACTACTTCTGGCTTTAGCCCAAGAGTTTCAGATGAGGACTGTCACTGTGTCTTTGGAGGAGCAGTCGTTTGATAGCATTATCCAAATTATTAGTGGGGCAACAATGTTGGTCAGCATGCACGGAGCCCAGATGATTACCTCCATGTTCTTGCCCCGTGGTGCCGCTGTGGTTGAACTCTTCCCGTATGCTATAAACCCAGAGCAGTACACACCCTACAAAACCTTGGCCTCATTACCTGGCATGGACCTTCAGTATGTTGCATGGAGAAACACCATGGAAGAGAACACTGTTACATATCCTGATCGCCCCTGGGATCAGGGTGGCATCGTCCACATTGAGAAGGAGGAACAAGAACGTATCCTTGCCAGCAAGGATGTGCCAAGGCATCTTTGTTGTCGTAATCCAGAGTGGCTTTTCCGCATTTACCAGGACACTACTGTGGACATTGCTTCTTTTCTGGACCTACTtagagaaaatgtaaaaaagccTAATCCGAAAAAGGCCAAGGTGGCTAGCACTGTACATCCTGGTCGAGTCAGAGAGCCCAAGTGTCAGACGTCAGTACAGGCTAGCAATGAAGCAAAGCTCTCAGTGTCATGGCAGATCCCTTGGAACCTGAAGTACCTGAAGGTTAAAGAGGTGAAATATGAGGTGTGGATCCAGGAGCAGGGAGAGAACACGTATATGCCTTACATTCTGCCCCATCAGAACTACACCTTCTCGGAAAACATCAAACCCTTTACCACATATTTAGTATGGGTGCGCTGCATCTTCAACAAGAACCTCTTGGGCCCATTTGCAGATGTTCTTATATGTAAAACTTGA